The genomic window GCTTGGGCGGACTCGCTGACCGGCAGAGCGTCCTGCGCGAGCCCTGTGGTCTCGGTGGGGCCTCCGGCGAGCCGGGCGGGATGGCACCACAGGGTCCAGGCGCCAGGAAGGAGCAGGGAGGCGGCGAGCCCAGCCGCTGCTGCCAGCCAGAGGCCCGTTAGGCGGGAGACACCGGTGGAGGCGGGGTGGCGGGTGATGGGCTGATCCGCCTGCGGTCCAGCGGCGGCTGCCGCCTGTTCGAGCGCTCGTGCCACCATCGAGGCGCTGACCCGGGCCGAGGGCTTCTTCGAGAGCATCTGCCGGAGGAGCTTCGCCAAGAACAGTTCCCAGATGTGAGGATGCAGTGGCACCGGGATACTCTATGCGACGGCGGCCTGTGCCAATGGTGAGGCACGCCGTGGACGTTGGAAGGGGCTCCTTGCTAGCGTCAGCCGAATTTTCAGGGAGATGGACGCATGCGATGGCTTCGCACGGGAACCGGCGCACTGGCTCTCATGGTGCTGACAGGCTGCCCGTCTGAATTTGGCAAGGAGGGCCGTGTCTCCAAGGCTGTCCGCCGGGACTCTTTGGAGATCGTCCGCAAGTACTGCTCAGAGAAGGATTACAAGACCTTCTGTGAGGGCGGCAGGGAACACACGCCCGAGTGCATCGACAAGTGCGGTCAATAAGCTGGCACACCCTCTGTGGCGTCCTCGTGGGCGTCCTTTTGCCGATCCCCTTGGTCCTGTTGCTGGGCGTCCTGCAATGTCCCGAAGTGAACCACCCCACCTCCGGAAATAAGCCCATCAGCCCGGTGCTCTCCTCCCAAGAGCGCATGCGGTTGACGACCTACGGCCGCCTCTGCGGGACCAGCTCCGAGTGCGACCCCCCTCTCGGTTGTTTCCTCGAAGTCCGCGCCTACCGGCAGTACTGCACGGACAGCCGGTGCATCACGGACTCACAGTGCCCGGAAGGCCAGGTCTGCCAAGGCCTTGCCACGGCGGGCGATGGGCCGCTGGTGCGCTTCTGCGTCCCCATCGGCGTGCGCCAAGAAGGCGAGAGTTGCCTGGAACTGCCCCGGGAAAAGGAGGCCGCGTGCGCGCGCGGACTGGTGTGCGGTGGCCGTGACGGTTGGTGCGCGCGTCCGTGCCACAAGGACGCTCCAGCGGATTGCCCCACCGGCTTCTTTTGCGCGGATACCTCTCCCCAACCGGTGTGCTTGCCCAACTGCGGGGTGCAAGGGTGCCCCTTGGGCGAGGACTGCATCCGGTTCGATGAGGGAACCTCGGTATGCGCGCGAGTGTATGGGGCGCAATGTCAGCAATCGCCCTGTCCGGAAGGCCGCAAGTGCGAAGTGCGCATCGAGCCCACGCTTCCAGGAAAAGTGTGGATGGAGTGCGTTGAGCGATGCGGTGAGGGATTCGCCCCCTGTCAGGAGGGGAAGATTTGCGACGGCTGGCAATGCAAACCCTCTTGCAATCCCCAGGACCCTGACCCCTGCGGTGACGGTTATCGTTGCAGAAAGCGCAGACCCGACAGTCTCTATGCGTGCCAGCCAAACGGGTAGCGCATGGCGTCTTTTCACGGACACGAAACCCTCATTTATTTCCCCGGTGGCCTTGTTTCACCCTGCTGGAGCCCTTCCTTCGGGCTCTTGCGTTGCGCGGCGTGAAATCCCATCCAGCACCGGTCCGGGCATTGACCTACCACGCGCCCACCTTCTCCAGTCCAGCGGATGCCGTCGCCTGTTCGAGCGCCTGGGCCACCTGCGTTCCCGGCGCAAGGCAGGACAGTTCCCAGGCGTGAGGGTGCAGTGGCACCGGGACACTCTATGTGACCCGCGTGAAGCAATCGCTGGAAGAGTTGGACGTCTCAAAAGACGCCGAGCTTCTTCTTGAGCAGCGCAGCTGAAACAGCCAATCCATTGAGAGAGAGCCGGTCCAACACCTCCAAGAGGGTTTTGGGAGGATTCTTCAAGCTGGCGGTCTGTTCCCTGACAACCCTCGTGACGTGGGCTGCATCCCAGCTGATGAGGCCTTGCACGAAATCGTCGGGATGTTGTGCCTCGATGCCGTAGCGTTCGAGGGCGGACCTGGGAAAGTCCTTGAGGTTGAAGGTGACGATGCGCTGGGCGCCACAGCGAATGGCGGCTGCGACGACGTGGCGGTCGTCCGGATCGGGCATCCCGGTGATTCCATCAATGAGTTCTTCGTGGCCCGTCACCTCGACATCGAGAATGGCCTGCTCCAAGAGTTGACGGCTCTTGGCGAGGCGCTCGGCGGTCAGGTCCCTCCGCTGTCGCAGAATGCTGCGGAAGCATTCATCCAGAATCTGCCGTGACCATTTCGCTTGGTAGAGCTGGGTGCGCCCCAGTCTGACGAGAAGGTCTCGAAGGGGCGCTGGATGGAGGACACACGCATCGTAGACCACGGCCAGGGGCACCCAGACCCTCCTACCCGGCAGGAAGCAAGGACTTCTTCCTACCCATCGGGTCGTGCGTTGGCAATGCCTGAATCCGAAGCACGCCTGCCCGCTCTTCGAACAACCTGCGTACAGGAGCGTACCTTGCGCCACGGTTCGAGATTGCCTACATCTGTTTCGGATATTTCGAATACGCCGGGAGGTCCGCCGGCCGTTCGTGGAGCAACGCGATGGGGACGACACGGAACCAGGGGGAGGCCACGCCTCCCAGCGAGCGTGAGGTCCGGGAGGCAGCACATGCTGTCCGGGTGCTGGCGCCGTTGCTCACGCCCTCCAGCTCCCGCGTCTTCCTGCGGCCCGAGGGAGGCACGGAAGGGCAGGAACCTGTCTCCGTTCCCCGGGCCGTGTTCGAACGCTTGCTCGAGCTTCTGGAGCACACCGCCCGGGGCCAGGCGGTCACGGTGGTGCCCCTCAACGCGGAGTTGACGACGCAGGAGGCTGCCCAGCTCTTGAACGTGTCGCGCCCCTACCTGGTGGGGCTCCTGGAGCAGGGGAAGGTTCCGTTCCACAAGGTGGGAACGCACCGGCGTGTCCGCTTCGAGGATCTCCTCGCTTACAAACGCGAGACGGAGGCGCGCCAAGAGCAGGCGCTGGACGAACTGGCCGCCGAGGCCCAGAAGCTCGGACTCGGTTACTAGCGCCTCGCTTCCGCGCGGCTTCCGTCGAGCAACCCCCTTGGTGCCCCAACAGTGGGACCCATGCCCACCGCGCGCGCGTCGGGACCCTGCGTTACAAGGGACGCTCCCGTGTCCACCCTCCGCCTGCCCCGCATCTCCTCGTTTCGCGCCTTCGAGCACCCGGGCTACTTCGCCGTCTGGGCCGGCTCCCTCGTGTCCAACGTCGGCACCTGGATGGAGACCGTGGCCCTCGGCGTCTACGTCACCGAGGTGACCGGCAAGGCCGAGTGGACCGGCGGCGTCGTCGCCCTCTCCTACCTGCCAGGCCTCGTGCTCTCTCCCCTCGGCGGGGCGCTCGCCGACCGCTTCGACCGGCGCACCTTCCTTGGCCTCGGAATCCTCCTCCAGGGGCTGCTCGCCGTCCTGCTCACGGTGCTGGCCTTCACCCATCAGCTCACCGTGCCCGCCGTGGCCGTCATCTCGTTCTTCAACGGCTGCATCAACATGATGATGGGCCCGGCCTTCAACGCGCTGCTCGCCGAGCTCGTCCCCCCCGAGGACTTGCACAGCGCGATGAGCCTCAGCTCCGCCCAGTACAACCTCGGGCGCGTCATCGGTCCCATCCTCGCCGCCGCGGTGCTGGGCGCCGGCGGCATCGCCTGGGCGCTGCTCGTCAACGCCCTGTCCTTCCTGGCCGTCCCCGTGGCCCTGTCCCGCGTCCGCCCGCCCCCGCGCGCGTCCGCCCCCTCCACCACGGGCCTGTGGGCGGACATCACCCGGGGTGCCCATGTGGCCCGCGAGGATCCCGGCATCCGCCTGATGCTGATGACCACCTTCGCCGTCGCCCTGCTCGTGGCCCCCTTCATCGGGCTCGTGCCCGTGTTCGCCATCCGCGTCTTCGGCCAGGGCGCCGGGGCCACCTCCCTGCTCGTCACCTGCCAGGGCGCCGGCGCGGTGACGGCCGCCGTGGCCGTGGGTGCGCTCCTGGATGCCTTCGGGCGCAAGCGCGTGCTCGCGGGCGTGCTGCTCGTGCTGGGCCCCGTGGCCACCCTGTACTGGCTCTCCCCCACGCTGCCGCTCGCCTCCCTGAGCATCTTCCTGCTCGGGGCCAGCTACCTCATGGCCCTCTCCGGCATTCACACCATCTGTCAGGTCCGCGCCCCCCCTGCCTTGCGCGCCCGCGTCAGCAGCCTCTACGGCATGGTGCTCAACGGCGGCTATGCCCTGGGCGTGTGGCTCCTGGGCGCCCTGGCGGACCGGCTCTCCGTGCGCTCCGTGACCGCCACGGCCAGCCTCCTGTTCCTGGTGCTGATGGTCTCCTTTCGCGTGCTGCGCCCGCGTGCCTTCGACGCCACCGAGGCCTGAGCCCCGCCCGGAAAAAACCGGCCGTCCGGCTTGGCCGTCCGGCGCGCGGTCTGCTTAGAAGAGGGGATGCTGTCCGCCCTCGCCCTCTCGCTCCTGGTGGCCGCGGTCCCCGAGCCCTCCCCGGCGTCCTCCCCTCATCCCGACCATCCCCTGGCCTTCATCCTCAGCGGGGGGGTGAGCCTGGGCAGCTACGAGGCGGGGCTGGCCTGGGCCTCGGTGCGCTTTCCCCAGGTGGCGAGCGCCCGGGGCCTCGGCGGCGCGAGGCAGCGCGTGCCCCGCCTCACCGCCGTCACCGGGGCCTCCGCCGGCAGCATCAACGCCCTGCTGGCGGCGCTCATCTGGTGCGAGTCCGGGGACACCACCGCGGATGCCTCCGTGGACAGCAACCTCTTGCACGACTTGTGGCTGCCCGTGGGGCTGGAGCGGCTGCTGCCGGAGGACCCCGCCGTCTACTCGGAGGGGGATGCGCTCCTGTCCACCCTGCCCCTCACCGAGGCGCTCGCCCGGCTCGAGCGCAAGCTCCTGCCCTCGGACCCTTCCCGCAAGTTCCAGCCCGGGTGCCGGCTGCCCGTGGGCTTCACCGTGACGCGCGTCACGCCGGAGACCCGCCTCATCGCCGGCCTGCCCACCCTGACGCAGAAGTTCGTGCTGCCCTGGGTCCTGGAGGTGACGCGCGAGGGGCAGCCCCGCCTGCGCCAGCAGCCCCTCACGGCCAGCCGCGACGCCGGGGACAACGTGCTGCAACTGCCGGTGCTCGCCAGCAGCCCGCCCCAGGAGGGACACTTTGGCTGGGGCCAGAGCTGGCAGGCCCTGCTCGCCTCGGGCGCCTTTCCCCTGGCGTTCGCCCCCCGCCCGCTCTGCGACTGCGCGGTGGAGTGCCCCGGGGACCAGGAGGTGGCGCCGGAGGCGTGCCAGGGCCCCGGCCAGACGCTGCCGCCCCTGCGCTGTGAGGCCCCCTCCTCCAAGGGGCCCCCGCTGAAGCTGTGCCGCCGGCGCTACGTGGATGGGGGCATCTTCGACAACGCCCCCGTGGGCCTGGCCATCGACCTGACGGAGTCCACGTACGCCTCCACGCCCCTGCGGCCCGTGCGCTACCTCTTCGTCGATCCGGACCTGCGCCGGCTGTCGCCCTACCGGCCCCCCTCGGCGAGCCCCGCGGCGGAGGGCAGCGGCCTGAGCGCGGGCCTCCAGCTCATGGGCAGCCTCGTCTCCACGAGCCGCAACGTGGACCTGGCCCGCGCGGTGCGCGCCGGCCGCTGGAACCGCACCACCCAGGGGCTGCTGCGGGAGACCGCCGCGTCCCTGTTGCCCTTCATCTTCGTGCACCTCCAGCTCCATGCCCTCCGGGAGGGCACCTCCGTGGAGCTGCTGGCGCCCCCGCGCGCCTTTCCGGACATCGCCCAGCATGGGCGCTTCGGAAGGCTCCTGCTGGAGTGCTTCGGGGAGACGCCCTCCGAGCAGCCCGAGCACTGGCACGCCTGTGCCCAGCGCATCGCCGCCCTGGCCCAGGAAGGGGTGCCGGCTCAGGACAACACGCCGCCGCTGTCGAGCGAGGAGGTGATGCTGCTCGCCGAGCGCGTCACCGGCCGCGCCACCCGCCAGGGCCCCCCGCGCTGGGAGTCCGCCCCGCACGGGCGGCTGCCCCCTCCTTATATCTGGAAGCAGGAGTTCATCGACCGGCTCATCTGCGGCACGGCGGCCCTCTACTTCCTGGCGGACGAGGTGGATGGGCTGGCCGGCAGCACGCTGGCCCCGGAGCGCCTGCTGCGGCTGAAGGCGGCGCTGCTCTCCGTGGTGCAGATTGGCCAGCAGCTCTCCGGCGCCACGAATGCCGCCGCCAACGTGCTGCTGCGCGAGGCCCTCGCCCCCTTCGAGGCGGACACGGCGCTCGCGCCGCGGGCCACCCAGGCCCGGCAGGCACTGGAGGCACTGGAGGCCGGCGCGCTCTTCAGCCCGG from Stigmatella erecta includes these protein-coding regions:
- a CDS encoding PIN domain-containing protein, encoding MPLAVVYDACVLHPAPLRDLLVRLGRTQLYQAKWSRQILDECFRSILRQRRDLTAERLAKSRQLLEQAILDVEVTGHEELIDGITGMPDPDDRHVVAAAIRCGAQRIVTFNLKDFPRSALERYGIEAQHPDDFVQGLISWDAAHVTRVVREQTASLKNPPKTLLEVLDRLSLNGLAVSAALLKKKLGVF
- a CDS encoding helix-turn-helix domain-containing protein is translated as MGTTRNQGEATPPSEREVREAAHAVRVLAPLLTPSSSRVFLRPEGGTEGQEPVSVPRAVFERLLELLEHTARGQAVTVVPLNAELTTQEAAQLLNVSRPYLVGLLEQGKVPFHKVGTHRRVRFEDLLAYKRETEARQEQALDELAAEAQKLGLGY
- a CDS encoding MFS transporter, yielding MSTLRLPRISSFRAFEHPGYFAVWAGSLVSNVGTWMETVALGVYVTEVTGKAEWTGGVVALSYLPGLVLSPLGGALADRFDRRTFLGLGILLQGLLAVLLTVLAFTHQLTVPAVAVISFFNGCINMMMGPAFNALLAELVPPEDLHSAMSLSSAQYNLGRVIGPILAAAVLGAGGIAWALLVNALSFLAVPVALSRVRPPPRASAPSTTGLWADITRGAHVAREDPGIRLMLMTTFAVALLVAPFIGLVPVFAIRVFGQGAGATSLLVTCQGAGAVTAAVAVGALLDAFGRKRVLAGVLLVLGPVATLYWLSPTLPLASLSIFLLGASYLMALSGIHTICQVRAPPALRARVSSLYGMVLNGGYALGVWLLGALADRLSVRSVTATASLLFLVLMVSFRVLRPRAFDATEA
- a CDS encoding patatin-like phospholipase family protein: MLSALALSLLVAAVPEPSPASSPHPDHPLAFILSGGVSLGSYEAGLAWASVRFPQVASARGLGGARQRVPRLTAVTGASAGSINALLAALIWCESGDTTADASVDSNLLHDLWLPVGLERLLPEDPAVYSEGDALLSTLPLTEALARLERKLLPSDPSRKFQPGCRLPVGFTVTRVTPETRLIAGLPTLTQKFVLPWVLEVTREGQPRLRQQPLTASRDAGDNVLQLPVLASSPPQEGHFGWGQSWQALLASGAFPLAFAPRPLCDCAVECPGDQEVAPEACQGPGQTLPPLRCEAPSSKGPPLKLCRRRYVDGGIFDNAPVGLAIDLTESTYASTPLRPVRYLFVDPDLRRLSPYRPPSASPAAEGSGLSAGLQLMGSLVSTSRNVDLARAVRAGRWNRTTQGLLRETAASLLPFIFVHLQLHALREGTSVELLAPPRAFPDIAQHGRFGRLLLECFGETPSEQPEHWHACAQRIAALAQEGVPAQDNTPPLSSEEVMLLAERVTGRATRQGPPRWESAPHGRLPPPYIWKQEFIDRLICGTAALYFLADEVDGLAGSTLAPERLLRLKAALLSVVQIGQQLSGATNAAANVLLREALAPFEADTALAPRATQARQALEALEAGALFSPADLQPLLTVLATRAPEAGEAGPVLDAQARLRHLVNLHPHLQRASAQSEALGREAQELQEQRGGERALTLSSRFSPLGSSHLFNFAGFLDRPLREFDYYAGVYDAAQAIGMTICSTPELAPSPPMRQLHLANALDLSEPGTQRCLGHALRYVTETLGLASSPKARYVVGRLARLELAAALDNPALASELEREPAWAWLKDFSAGAPDPAMAAVAGALLSRKAPCTEKSPEALCVEDLPFEAFIAALREHGYTPQSEPMRQAMEDVNGWAMRTLRRVLDRSHTIERQEPARSTGVRSAVLLAHSAGQLWLRRAEDLAPTYPRLVWDLSTIPGTNAAGRGGGLRAAAHLLPYRMSFDVAHGGIALAWVEPALHLSSRVSLLSTVEPLDIQSEKDRVSSTVGLRPALRLGDVTVSTGPRISFPWVNGNGVEVGSELRVGGLQDRVGLSVGVRRMFADRDEGQGWFVALSVSDINGLAYWLML